One window of the Candidatus Jettenia sp. genome contains the following:
- the bioD gene encoding dethiobiotin synthase encodes MEKGYFITGTDTGVGKTLVTGGLAALYKNRGVNVGVMKPIATGCKRVENRLVSEDAIFLKRSAEVEDDYELINPISFEQPLAPTVAARLSNTRIDLERVHTAFDTLFDRHDFLLVEGIGGLLVPIDQYYFVVDLANELELPLIVVCRPTLGTINHTLLTVSYAREHGLKIKGIIVNESVENEDDIAKKTNIDEIKRLTDLPLLGMIPFDKRLDVENFHKEVLLKIFSDKIDKDIII; translated from the coding sequence ATGGAAAAGGGATATTTTATTACGGGGACAGATACCGGTGTCGGGAAAACCCTTGTTACGGGTGGATTAGCAGCCCTTTACAAAAATAGGGGTGTGAATGTGGGTGTTATGAAGCCAATTGCTACCGGTTGTAAACGTGTGGAGAATCGTCTCGTATCTGAGGATGCCATCTTCCTGAAACGCTCAGCAGAAGTCGAAGATGACTACGAGCTTATTAATCCCATCAGCTTCGAACAACCTCTTGCACCTACGGTAGCAGCACGTTTAAGCAATACGAGAATAGACCTGGAAAGGGTACATACGGCTTTTGACACCTTATTCGACAGACACGATTTCCTCCTGGTAGAAGGGATTGGGGGATTATTGGTGCCTATCGATCAATACTATTTTGTTGTGGATCTGGCAAATGAACTGGAATTACCGTTAATAGTTGTTTGCCGGCCTACCCTTGGCACAATAAACCACACCTTGCTCACGGTATCATATGCGCGTGAGCATGGACTAAAAATCAAAGGAATTATTGTCAATGAATCTGTTGAAAATGAAGATGATATTGCTAAAAAGACAAACATAGATGAGATAAAAAGACTTACCGATCTCCCCCTGTTAGGGATGATTCCTTTTGATAAAAGGCTCGATGTAGAAAATTTTCATAAGGAAGTACTCCTAAAGATTTTTAGTGATAAAATAGACAAAGATATTATAATATGA